The genomic segment CCCAAGCTTCCTCTTTCCATATACTCATATGCAAGAAAGCTGAATCTATGAGTGAAGCAAAAACCATAAAACTTCACAATATTTCGATGCCGAATTTCAGTTAatgtttgtatttcattttgaaaAGCTTGCTCATTCACTtgggcttcttcttcttgaattttcTTAATAGCAAGTGTCAATCCTGATGATAGTGTTGCTTTGTATACTATGCTAGAAGCTCCAGTACCGATTTGGTATTTTTCACTGAAATTTTCTGTCGCTCTAACGATCTCTTTGTATGCTTCCTTTTCATAATTGACTCCCCAAACAGAGAAGAAATGCCCATCAAAGTCTTCCCTTATGTCATTTATAGTGGATCCCTTTCTTTTATAACAACATATTGTGAATATTCCACTTACTAGAAATAAGATAGATAAAGCACCAAGTACCAAAACAACAATCAAGATAATGACTTTATGCTGTTTCCTTGCATCATCTATACTTGTTGAATGGGATTGAGAACATAGTGGCAAACCTTGCACTTGACCACATAAGCCCTTATTGTGGGTAAACCATTTAATGGGAGCTGTTTGAAAGAAATGGTTTTTTGGAACCGGACCTTCCAGAGAATTATAAGATAAATCCAATAATGTTAAGCTTGTCATTAactgaaaagaagaaggaatgtGACCAACCAACTCATTGTGTGATAGATTCAACTCTTGCAATTCCGTTGGCTTGCTAAGTTGTGGTGGTATGTCTCCCTTGAATAAATTGTCACTCAATTCTAAAACTTCCATAAAGTTCAAGTTACCAAGTTGAAAAGGGATGGTTCCATTTAGTTCATTCATTTGCTCAACCCTGGCGAGATCAATTTAATGCAATTCTCAACTTGTATTGGTATTTCTCCTCTCAAATTATTGTTTGAAAGATCTAGAACTTCTAATGAAGATAAATCCCCCAAATTACGGTGGTATAGTTCACTGTGAGATGATTGTTGCTCATGTTCAAGTGAAATAAGTGAGATAATTTTTCCGAACTCTCTTGGGATCTTTTCCCATCAAATTATTAGAAGAGATGTCAAGTAGTTGCAACTTTTGACAATTGAACAATTTTCCCATGGTATTTTTCCAGTGACTACATTTGCTCGATATTTTAAGACTTGTCAAGTTAAGGCATGCTCCCCAAGTCGGTGATAAAGTGCCGGACAGTTTGTTAAAACTTAGATCAATATAATCCAAATGCGGATGAACACCAAAGCTTTGAGAGACATCTCCAATAAATAGGTTTTTGTCAAGCTGGGACCCCGGATAagtttgttgaatttttcaaacttatGGGAATGAGACACTTGAAATTATTATATCCCAACCCAAGATATTGAAGCAAACCGCCTTTAACCAAATCTGGTGGTAGGTTACCCAAAAGATTGTTGTTGAACAAATcaagaataattaaatttgtgAGGTTCGCTATTTCATTTTGGCAACATGCCTGAGAGATGATTGTGGGCCAAAATTAACCCAGTGAGAACTTTCAAACTTCCAAGAGAAGGTGGGATAGTGCCATATATGTTATTCTTGTTTAGGTAAAATGTCTCAAGCTTGGTTACATTTCCGATGCTATGTGGGATAGAACCAGTTATTTGGTtgtgagatatttcaaaatctCTCAAGTTCACTAGATTCCCAATTTCACAAGGAAAAGTGTCATTTATGTTATTGGTTTGTAGGTTAAAAAATTCAAGCTTGGTCAAGTTTTTTATGCTATGTGGGATAGGACTAGTTATTTGATTGTCGGATACATCAAACTCTATCAAGTTCATAAGATTCCCGATCTCATAAGGAATGGAGCCatctattttattcttatatagGTAAAAAGTTTTGAGCTTGGTCAGGTTTCCAATGCTACGGGGGATGGGACCAGTTAATTGGTTCTGAGGTATTTCAATATCTCTCAAGTTCACTAGATTCCCAATTTCATAAGGAATGGAACCATTTATTTTACTCTTATATAGGTATAAAGTTTCAAGCTTAGTCAAGTTTCAAGGCTATGTGGGATGGGACCAGTTATTTGGTCTTCGAATAGTGCAAGAGCTTTCAAGTTCACTAGATTCCCAATTTCACTAGGAATGAAGCCATTTATGTTATTTCCACCTAGGTAAAAAGTTTCAATTTTGGTCAAGTTTCTAATGCTACTGGGGATGGGACCTGTTATTTGGTTGTCAAATATCTCAAGatctttcaaattaattaaattcccTATTTCATGTGGAATGGAaccatttatgttatttttacttagATAAAAAGTTTCAAGTTTTGTTAGATTTCCAATATTATGGGGGATGGAACCGGTTATTTGGTTGTAGGATATTCTAAGATCTTCCAAAATCACTAGGTTCAAAAGTTTTCCAAAAGAAGGAGGTATTGAGCCACTTATCTGATTCTCAAAGAGCCACAAGGTCTTGAGCCTTGTCAGATTGCCAAGCTCTGATGGGATGACGCCTGTGAGCTTGTTGTTAGAGAGATCAAGAATGGCGAGCTTGGAGAGAGCTGAAATGGCTGCAGGGATGTATCCATGTATATGGTTGTCGCTTAGGTTGAGAACTCTGAGTGATGGCAGAGCTGAGAAGTTGAGAATCTCCAGCTTCCCTTCTAGTCCCAATTGTTCCAATTGGACCTTGGTGATGGTTGGCATGAGATGGCCATCATTTCTGCAAGTGATTCCAGTCCAATTGCATGGACTGGTCTTTGATGTCCAGGTGTTAAGAAGTTCTTGTGTTTCAAGCTCCGCCTTCCATTGAAGAAGAGCTTTCCCTTGGGATTCAATATTTGAAGCTGCTGCCATGTTTAAAACAGGGAAACAAAGATTGGAGAAGAGTAGTACAAACAGCAAAAggaccatcatcatcatcaatgttGGGAAGGTGGCTGTGAACTTTGAGGAAAGCAGTGATTTCATGTGGaaactatatattattattccTAGAAAGCCTCTAGACATGTTCTTGTGGTTTTGTTAGGAGGGCCTTGATCACCTTTTTATATAGCATCACAGTCTGAAAGATAATtcacataataattaatatcatcTTAAAAATAAGCATTATTTTTAGCATATATTCAATTACATTGATAGCTAACTACCACTCTTGATTACAAAATACTTTTACACAAATTAATTGTGATGGGGATTGATGTAATATTTGTGATATAATTTGTGGTTTCTGCAGCCAAGTTGTCTAACACTCTTAACTCTTAATGTTGAATGTTTCAACATAATTAAAGCAAGAGTCAAGCATCCACTTACTGCAAACATGAATGCACATCTAAGAAACAGTTGTTCCAATTAGGGGTGTAACGTGTCTCAGAGTTGGTTTTCCTTTTAAATTCTTTGCTTGTCATGGAGGAATAATCAAATGAGACTTGgtctttatatattattctatttaaaccaaaaacaatgTGGAAAATTCAAAAGCAAAAAGGATAAGTGGCCCACAATAAAATGCAGTTTAGTTATTTCAACGTGGCTACATCCATATTATCCAGTATAATACAGTTAAGAAAATTTACATGATTCTAAAATTCATAAATACTGTAAACTAACATTTTCCTCCAACTAGCAAAACTCTCAACAATAAtatatactttattacttttttttaatttacgtgattttattcatcttttaaaaatatatatatatatacacctcaaataataataattatttttttaatggaagcttcaaataattattaaaattatatttatctcataataatatatttttcaaactttataattttttaaaatttccataTAAGATCCTGTTTTTATTTGAGAAACATGAAATATGACAATTGATAGCTCAATGGTCACTTcaaaaatcacatcaaaaatGTCGTGCGTTTACTTTAATGACGAAATGAATTATACATTACTTAAATTCCAATGACTTTTGTTTCCCTGATGGAGCTATAGACCATATATCAAACTCTAATTACTTTTCCTTGTTAGTGCTATTAATCATATATTGAATtccaactattttttttttaaaaaaaaactatttatgaaTGTCTCTCCAAGGAGGCTATAAATAAAATGTTGGATAAAACGGAATACAAAATTGACTAAATAGAGTAACCTCATGACTATCTCTTACACTCCAGACTTATAggatccaaatatatatatatatatatatataaaatcgtATTTTTCAAGCCCAGAATAAAAAATTAGGGACATGCATTAACCACTGTTTGTTTTCAGAGACATTGTGATTCCAAATTTTGTGGAGGAGATGGAAGCAGATTTAGTATTCACCAACATTAGAATTCATAGCCAACTTAAAATGGTAAGCATGCATTCAAACATTCAAACACAGTGATAAAGACGTAAATAACAACCACATTGTTACCTACTAGGCCTACTTTTGTTTTCTCAATCTAAGtggaaatatataaattaatgttaaTGTTGTAGAATACAGTAtgatcataattttaaaattacttaaatGGATATGTCTACCATGTTTATTAACAAATCATAATTTCAACATCTCATTTCATATTGAATCATTCAGTCGGTCATTATTTTACTTGTAAATCCATCAAATGAGCAAACATCGAATGCATAGAAAAAGTTGGTCCATCGAGTGCCATGAATGAAGGCCTAAAAGCAGATAGCCAAGGTCATCAATGAGTGTATATAGTCAAGATCTATGTTGAAAATTTCAATGATAATGAAAATCTATATTCATCAAAAAACAGCTTCAATCTAGCAATGAGGAAAGAAAGACTTTCAATTTCAAAGTTATTAAAAGTCAAGGTCCCTTACATCATCAAAGACTAAAGTAGGAAAGAAAGACTTCCATCTTTGGTTgtacaaacacttatcaaccaTAATTAAAAATGCTGTGGTGGAAGATCTCTTAGTCTTCCTTTTGAATTGAATAATGCCTAATCAAAGGGCTTAATAGTCATAGCGCCAGTTGGCCTATGTGACTACTTAATTATGACCTGCGTTAGGGCGAAATAGAATGAAATGACTGAGAATCCTTCTGTTGGCTAGTTAAATTGTTACATTTGAATTTGGAATGACACAGAAAATCATAAGCAGAATTGAACCACTCGTTGATTGTTCAAATGAAACTATGAATGAATGGTTTCAAGGTTATCTTGAGGACATTGACATGCTTTGATGAAAACTGCTAAACAGAAACCCAAAGCAAAAATGCAACTGGAACATCATCCAACATGATATACCAGATGTTTAGATGTGCAATTATACCTTGAAACATCTCATGCGTTGAGTTCTGCTCATACTGCTGCAGTGCCTCAGCAATGGATGCGTCATAACTGTTGTTAAGAGAAGCCTGCTTTTCCAGAGCTTGGATCTCTCTATGAAGCTCTGAAGATTCCTTCCCAACCTAGATAATTTGTAATTGTCTCTAGAGAAGCAGAGTTAAGgaaaccaaagaagaagaacaaatgaCAGGTATTTACTGCAGCAAGCTTATCTCTTAATGAGTTCAAGTGAGAATCAAGTTCTGCTTCATAACCTCCTTTTTGATGTGATAAATTCTCAACAGACAAATCTTGCTGGATAACAATATGTACCAAAAATAGCTGTTAGAACACTAAAATTTTTGTTGAACCATTTAAACaatcttgaaaatttgaaacaaagtCAAGGCTATtgccaaaatatatatttttattttcaaaatattgatTCAAGCCAACAGTCCTTATTACGAAATCTGCATGGTTACAGAGTTAAATTAGGCAGCATAATTAGCCACAATCTTGACATTTCCTGGCACTTTGTACATTAAGTGGAAATATAAATGCAAAGGAAAATATGAATGCAAAACGTGCTAAATTCAAGATATAGAGCATGGAAGGGTTTGCATTATTTGTAAGAAGGTTACCTTTGATAGAAAATATTTCCAATGAAAAGTTAAACTTTAAGAAACAACATACTTCTTCCGAGTTAAATGGATAAAGGCATGgatctcttttttatttctttccaaaaatagaaagaaatgcaAGGGATGAATGAATAGAAATGTAGAATAATCAACTAAATAGGTAGCTAGGATTATCAATCAATCAAGCTGCTCATGAGCTGCTCTAATTTGGCTCTATAAAGCTTAAACTCAACTCAAAATTTCAAGCAGATCTTGAATTGGACCTAACTGGATCAAGCTTGACTTGTTTACAAGTTTAcaaccccaccaacatgtaaaaaacaaaaacaaaaaacaaaatttcgtcatgtatgttttctttaagaTAGAAGAaccactttattaaaataaaaaggtagTTAATTATAGCAAAACAAGATAATGGAGATAAAAAGGAGACTTCATTGCAACATCACACTAACAAAGATAAGGATGACCAAgacaaataaacacaaaagtGTACTGCTTTGAAAACTCAAAGTCGTCAAATCACCCTCCCTTGAGTAACTAGGATTGTGCCTTTTTATTGGTAAAGGGGAAGCACAAAGATTCAACATCCATGATTGTGACGCTTAGTAATATGAGCTGCATTAAACcaagaatatataatattagttcTCATCTTATTATACACTTAGACagacaaatttatttttggaaaaagtaggcctatatatataatgttattcAAGCTAAGATTTATCTTAACTAATGTGATTTCCATGAGAAATTTCTCTCGACAGAATGCAAAAAggttgattaaaaataaaaagtactcTTTTTAGTGATACGCATGGCTAAAGTTCAACTAGATACTGAAATATTTGCAACTATACTAAAATTTctataaaacaagaaatataaatgCACCGTAATAGTCATATTGGATATTGAGCAAGAATATGCATCTTATTAAAGAAACTTTGTGGAATGAGACTTAATCATACCTAAGTTCCCATTATTCATTCACTTGATCATCAATATGCACTTGTACAAAGTTTATGCGGTGATCAAGTGTAAGTACTTGAAAAGGATGGTTGTTAGATGCTGGCAAcaactttggagaagacaacCTTTGAGATACTTGTTGCATTGTAGAGCGAGCTTGTGGATCAGCATCAATGCAGTGCATTGCTATCAAAATCGCCAAAAGCACTTGGTTTATGGTCACTTGATCAGTAATATGAAGGGGAAGACGTGAATCTAGCATATCTTTCATTAGCATACTCAATGATAAGTTGCTTAGGAGATCCCCAGGATTCGTTCCATGTATCACTTCAAGTGTTACAATCCCAAAACTATATACGTCACATTTTTCAGTCACTCTCATGACATAGGCAAGCTCTGCAAAtacaaatcaagtaaaaatagTAATAGTTTAGTTCACTCCATCATTTGTTCATGTACAAGGCTAATAAATCTAGTAAGTCACTTGGGTAATCAATTGGTCTAATTATGAGAGAGTTTGAATAGAAAAGCAATAACATTGATTCAGGGATGCATATACAAACCTGGAGCCATGTACCCATATGTGCCTGTAAGCAAACTCCAATGTGAAGATTTAGGTTTTAGCGGTCGAGAAATACCAAAGTCTGCAACACAAGCCTTGTACTCTTCATTTAAAAGAATGTTGTTGTTTGTTATATCTCGATGAACAATAGATGGATGACAATCATGATGCAAGTAAGATAAAGCTTGAGCAATGTCTCGTACAATGCTGACTCTCTTGATCCAATCCAACTCCATTGCTCCCTGTTCAGATCTCAAAGTGGCACCCAAGCTTCCTCTCTCCATATACTCATATGCAAGAAAGTTGAATTTATTTGTAGAGTAGTAACCATAAAATCTCACAATATTGCGATCCGAATTTCAGTTAatgcttgtatttcatttcGAAAAGCTTCCTCATTCACTtggacttcttcttcttcttgaattttcTTAATAGCAAGTGTCACTCCTGATGATAGTGTGGCTTTATACACTATGCTACAAGCTCCAATACCAATCTGATACTTTTCGTCAAAATTTTCTGTTGCTCTAATGATCTCTTTATATGCTTCCTTGCCATGACTAACTCtccaaatgaagaagaaatgtcCATCAAATTCTTCTCTTGCGTCATTTACGGTGgatctttttttcttataataaagcAATGTGCATATtccaattataaaaaatgagataaataaaattccacatatcaaagaaacaattaagataatgattttttgttgtttctcttcaccatctttacTTGCTGACCACGATTGATGACATGGAGGCAAACCATGCACTTGGCCACATAAACCCTTATTGTGGGTAAACTACTCAAGGGGAGCTGCCTGAAAGAAATGGCTCTCTGGAATCAGACCTTCTAGAGAATTATAAGACAAATCCAATGATATTAAGCCTATCATTGATTGGAAAGAAGATGGAATTGAACCAACCAATTCATTATGTGATAAGTTCAACTCTCGCAACTCCATTAATTTGCTTAATTGTTGTGGTATTTCTCCTATGAATAAATTGTGGCTCAAGTCTAGAATGTCATGCAAGTTCAAATTACCAAGTTGAAAATGGATCACTCCACTTAGTTGATTATCACTCAAGTTGAGTGAGTTCAATTTAATGCAATTCTCCAAATGGATTGGTATTTCTCCTCTCAGATTGTTGCTTGACAGATCTAGAACTTCTAATAAAGATAGACCCCCAAATTCTGGCGGTATGGTTCCTATGAGATGATTGTTGCTCATATTCAACTGAAATATGTAAGGTGATTTACCAAACTCCCTCGGGATATTTCCCACAAAATTATTAGAAGAGATGTCAAGCAGGTGCAGCTTTGGCAATTGAACGATTTCCAGTGGTATTTGTCCGCTGATTCTATTGCCTGATATTTTAAAGCTTGTCAAGTTAAGGCATTCTCCCCAAGACGGTGACAAAGTGCCGGACAATTTGTTAAAGCTTAgatcaatataatataaatatggaTGAACACCAAAGCTTTGAGAGACATCTCCAGTGAATTGGTTTCTTTCAAGCCGGACCCTGACTAAGTTTATTGCTTTTTTCAAACTTATTGGAATGGGACCTTGGAAATTGTTATATCCTAAAGCAAGATGCTGAAGCAAACCCCTGTTACCCAAATTTGGCGGTAGATTACCAGAAAGGCTATTGTTAAATACGTCAATGATAATTAGGTTTGTAAAGGTTCTCAAATTCATTAGGCACTTTACCAAAGAGATgattgttaaataattttatttctagtAAGACCCTTCAAATTTCCAAGAGATGAGTGAATGATgccatttatgttattattatctaGGTGAAAAGTTTGAAGATTGGTCAGGTTTCCAATGTTGTGTGGGATTGGACCAGTTACTTGGTTGTCAGatacttgaaaatttttcaagttCATAAGATTCCCAATCTCACTAGGAATGAAACCATTTATGTTATTACTATACAGGTAACAAGAATCAAGCTTTGTTAGATTTCCAATTCCATGAGGGATGGGACTAGTTTTTTGGTTTACAGATATGTCAAGGTTTATCAAGTTTACTAGATTCCCAATCTCGTAAGGAATGGAGCCATTGAGGTTGTTTTCACTTAGGAAAAATAATTCAAGTTTTGTCAAATTTTTAATACTATGTGGGATGGGACTAGTTATTTGGTTGTTATATATCATAAAGACTCTCAAGTTCATCAGATTTCCAATTTCAGTAGGAATGGGGCCATTTATGTTATTCACAGAGAGGGCAACATTTTCAAGTTTGATCAGATTTCCTATATGATGTGGTATAGATCCGTACAATTGGTTCTCAAAAAGGATTAACTTGTTAAGTTCACTTAGGTTTCCTATGATTGGAGGGATGGAACCAGTGAGGTTATTTTTTTGCTAAGGATAAAGCATTGAGTTTTGGTCAAGTTTCCAAACACCTAGAGGATAGAACCAACTAAGAAATTTACTGAGAGATGTCTATTGATTTGCAAGTTTAGAAGCTTTCCAAAAGAAAGGTGCAGAGCCACTTATCGATTATACGGAGAGACAGGTCTTGAGCCTCGAGTCAGATTACAGACTCAGATGAAATGATGCTGTGAGGCTAGCATTGCACAGGATCAAGGATGGTGAGCTTGGACAAAGCTGAAATGGTTGCAGGGATGGATCCGTGCATATGGTTGTCAATGAGTTCAAGAACTCTGAGTGATGGCAGAGCTGAGAAGTCAAGAGACTCAAGCTTCCCTTCTAGTCCCAACTGTCCCGAGTTGGACCACGATGATGAGTTGCATTGCCATGGCCATCATTTCTGTATGTGATTCGGTCAATTGCATGTACTTGGCCTTTGAAGTCGGTGTAGAAGAAGGTCTTGTGTTTTAATAGTACCTTCCATTGAAAGAAAGAGCTCTCCCTTGGGATTCAATCTTTTAAAAGTCTGCTGCCATGTTGAAAAACAGGGAAACAAAGATTAGAGAAGAGTAATGTAGTAACAAagcaccaccatcatcatcaatgttGGGAAGGTGGTGAACTTTGTGAGAAGCTGTGATTCCATTTTGAAACTATATGTTATTCCTAGAAAGCCTCTAGACATTTTCTTGTGGTTTTGTCAAGAGGGCCTTGTGCACCGTTTTATAGCATcacaaaatgaaagataattCACATagtaattaatatcatttttaaaaataagcatTAATTATTGTTAGCATTCAATCACAGTGTTAGATAGGCATGACCGTCACATTGTTGTTacttctattaatttttaatttttaatttctctaggTATTGGTTCTCATTTCAGAGAGACCTAGGATCGAAACCTACGTAAGGTGAAAGCACAGTATTGTTGAGCATATAGATGTGCTCCACATCGGTGCACGTTTTTGACTATAAACCTTAAATGAAGTGCTCATCACTagtgttaataaaataaaaataaaaaaaaacctttgagattcaatttacaagattttaccatgaaattaaacaacataataattaaagatTGTGAAGAGTGGCCACAGTAAGAAAGGATTTTGAGGGAAGGCAAGATTCCAGGttggaagaaaataaaattttatgtagcCATGTCTTACATTGGTTGACGCTTTGTCACTCGCCGGATGATACTTATCCATAGAGTCATAAGTGTTTGTACATATAGCTAATTAAGACTTAAAGATTATTTTGACTTCAATTGTATTGTCATATATGTGGTGTAAAATGCATCAAGACCTTGAATAAGAATCATACAGATGAGATCAACAATAACATGCCACAGATTTCCAGGTCACATATTGTTCATATCTATATGGAATATTCTCGCTTGAATGAGAATCAGAAATGCGATCAACAATAACATGGCATAATATATAGTCACAATCACCATAGACTTCCAAGTCAAACGTTCATATTTAtgcataatattttcaattaaaatactatattttataggtaatatttttttttttcataaattaatcAGAGAGACAGGCTCGAGGTTACAGTTGTGATCCTCAACTGCGAAAGGCACCGTTGTGAGAAGTTCAAATCCTCTGagtttgttcacacacatcactaattttatttaggctaattttcaggATTAGAATTGATACTAGTATTTTTTATCTTCCCTGTGGATCGATATTCTACTGTTGCGCACACTATTACTACTTAATCGATGCGTACACTTGCGTCTCCTATCAATAAAGTTCCAAAGAATGTCctcttatttaatttgatttttctgtCCAAAATGACATGCTAATATGAGAAAATGGCATGACCCTGACATGCGCTACATTAGCACACCTGCTAACAGAGTTAGCTCAAGAGAACCAATTGAATGTGAATCTAATGTTATGGTaccaaatttgagatttttataatttaatcactcaaataggagtaaacgAATAATTAGGTGactattcaaataatttattctaataataataataataatatatataataataataataataaattaagtctattatccaaataattatttttactttcaatgtGTCAATTCAAGCTTAGTTGCCACCGTTTCTTACGAACCTTGAGGCAAGgatatacaaatatacaaaagaGACATGTAACAGCAGGACCTCATgaaataatcatcatcattatattGTTAGTACATCCatcaaaaaacatataaatgGAGTACCATGAATGAAGAGATAGATGTAGATATTCAATTAATGTCTCTCTTGAAAGCTTCAATGATAATGATTCTTTATATTCACCACACAAACAGACAATatgtttcaaataattaaagaaaataaatatgaatatgagaaaaataattttcatgaaaaatacagCTTTCTCTGTTATTATAGAGAACATAGAGGCGTTTTACAAGAGAATAAACAAATCTTTGACTTTAAAGTCCATGAACTAATCAGTTGTACAATCAGAGTATCAAACTAGAGCCTTCTTCCTTTGAATAAAGGAACTGATGGTATAATTAGCTTACCAATAGCCTTTTCAGCTGTTATGACATGGTGAGAAAGGATGATGTATTTGGACATGTATGATTGGTTGGATAGCAAATACAATTGCAGCCAAAAGCAGTTCAACTTCAATGATACTTTGGTAACCTCCAAATGGTACAAGTAACACTAATAAAGACATCACTGAACTGCTTAACACGTACCTACAGTAAAGATAAGACAGTCACAAGTTCAGAATTTTTAACTCTGATATACGACCACTTGGTCATCTTGTTGAGTCAAGACTTGCTTTCAAGTAACATCCATCCTTTCCAATAAAGCACATCTTTACCAAGAAACAAAGCAGAGTGGATGGACACTAGTGATCGATCATGTCATTTGCATGTTGATCAATGCTACATGTTCTTTGCAGAACGCCCTCGAGGCGGCGCGGCTAGGAGGTTTACTTGTGAGAAATTCTCTTTCGAGAAGATAAGGAATTCAGTGAAAGGCAGTAGAAGGATAGGTTGGAGATAGGGAAGAAAGGAGAGAGAAGAgttaaaagagagagaaaagggaaTGATTGGTGGCTCAGCCTGCCTGGTCTAGTTCTttacatttcatatatatatatatatatatatatatatatatatattgttttcccTGCGAATAACATCCTTTTACATGCCTTGTGCTTCCACGCTACTAAATTCTATTATTGGTTAAAGGTCGCCCTCATTGTGTTACATGATTGATATAATCATCTCAACCCGATTACAAAATCATTAATTCAAACCGTAGGACACGTCACCTCACCAGTTTGACTTCTCCTCAGCGCTTTGAGTCTCTCGACCCATGCTATCCTTGCTCTCTGACCATTGCTCTCCTTCTTGACCTTTGACCGTACATTGCTCTTCGTCAAAATACGCGACCTGTCCTCAGGAGGTCGAGAGCTGAGGAAGAGTGAGGAGCAACTCGTGTGCAGAACTGTGTTGCCTCGCACC from the Dioscorea cayenensis subsp. rotundata cultivar TDr96_F1 unplaced genomic scaffold, TDr96_F1_v2_PseudoChromosome.rev07_lg8_w22 25.fasta BLBR01000119.1, whole genome shotgun sequence genome contains:
- the LOC120253583 gene encoding MDIS1-interacting receptor like kinase 2-like, with amino-acid sequence MKSLLSSKFTATFPTLMMMMVLLLFVLLFSNLCFPVLNMAAASNIESQGKALLQWKAELETQELLNTWTSKTSPCNWTGITCRNDGHLMPTITKVQLEQLGLEGKLEILNFSALPSLRVLNLSDNHIHGYIPAAISALSKLAILDLSNNKLTGVIPSELGNLTRLKTLWLFENQISGSIPPSFGKLLNLVILEDLRISYNQITGSIPHNIGNLTKLETFYLSKNNINGSIPHEIGNLINLKDLEIFDNQITGPIPSSIRNLTKIETFYLGGNNINGFIPSEIGNLVNLKALALFEDQITVNLRDIEIPQNQLTGPIPRSIGNLTKLKTFYLYKNKIDGSIPYEIGNLMNLIEFDVSDNQITSPIPHSIKNLTKLEFFNLQTNNINDTFPCEIGNLVNLRDFEISHNQITGSIPHSIGNVTKLETFYLNKNNIYGTIPPSLGSLKVLTGVEQMNELNGTIPFQLGNLNFMEVLELSDNLFKGDIPPQLSKPTELQELNLSHNELVGHIPSSFQLMTSLTLLDLSYNSLEGPVPKNHFFQTAPIKWFTHNKGLCGQVQGLPLCSQSHSTSIDDARKQHKVIILIVVLVLGALSILFLVSGIFTICCYKRKGSTINDIREDFDGHFFSVWGVNYEKEAYKEIVRATENFSEKYQIGTGASSIVYKATLSSGLTLAIKKIQEEEAQVNEQAFQNEIQTLTEIRHRNIVKFYGFCFTHRFSFLAYEYMERGSLGATLRSEEGVMDLNWIKRVSIIRDIAQALSYLHHDCAPPIIHRDITSNNILLDEEYKACVFGLLVFSRLLKT
- the LOC120253584 gene encoding MDIS1-interacting receptor like kinase 2-like; translated protein: MERGSLGATLRSEQGAMELDWIKRVSIVRDIAQALSYLHHDCHPSIVHRDITNNNILLNEEYKACVADFGISRPLKPKSSHWSLLTGTYGYMAPELAYVMRVTEKCDVYSFGIVTLEVIHGTNPGDLLSNLSLSMLMKDMLDSRLPLHITDQVTINQVLLAILIAMHCIDADPQARSTMQQVSQRLSSPKLLPASNNHPFQVLTLDHRINFVQVHIDDQVNE